In Helicobacter mastomyrinus, the sequence GAACTCATCAAAAATAAAATTTTTTGATGTTTTTAGCGCGTGATTATAGACAAAATTATAAAAATAAGTCAAGTTATTTGCCTATTTTTCGCTCTTTTTATATATTTTTATATCCTTTTAATAAGGACAATAATATTGCTCTTTATGTTTTTTTGGTATTGAGGTAAGACTAAAATTTCATTATTGATAATATTTAATCATATTTTAATTTGGTATGAAGTAAATCTTCATCAGTATTGCACAAAAAATTTGCTTATACTATTTAAGGCTTAAAATGAAAAACAAGATGCACAGGCACTTAAATCCCTCATAACACAAAAGAATATCGATGAGGAAACCATCACCACTTATTTTAAAGCCAATGTCAAAATGCCAAAAAATAAATCAAAGCTGCACTTGAATATCTCAATGAATCCTCTTGTGGAATGACAATGAATGCTGATTACAAAAAGTATGCATTAGAATATGAAAGTGCAACAGGCATTTCTACGGCTGAGTGCGATAGCAATGGCTTTCAAAGGTGGTTTGAAAGCCATTGCTTGGTTTTTTAGCCAAAATCTGCACACTTTTAGAGAAGCTAATAAGTGAAAAAGATTTGCGGCTAAGGCTAGATTCTCAAAGCAGCAAAGAAATTGGAGAAGGCATTCAAGCAGCATTTTTGCAAGTTATAAGGGCAAATTATAACGTCAAGGGTTTAAAGATTATAGCAGTGAAGCAACTCGAAAAAGAAGAAGCTAAAGGAAGCTTTAGGAACTATTACAAAAGGTAAGAGTATAGAATCTGCCCTCCATAGCTCTATCCTTTATATGATAAAAATGGGAAATTTTAGCGGTATAGAACAATAGGCTACACGCAAAATCAATGATATAAGTAAACTTTTTGCAAGACTGAAAGACTTTAGGACAGATTTGAGTAAATGGAAACTAAAAAAGCAAAAAGTCTCTTTCAAAAACTGCCCAATATCACAAAACACCAGCCATTACAATATAAATCTGTCTTCGATATGGATAATCCAAGTGTAGATTTGACAAGAGATTATGCCAATGCAAAAGAATGCCTCTCAAAGCTACCCACCGCTCAAAAAGCAGAATACACAAAATGTGCGAGACTTTGCTTTTATGCAGAGCCCGGGGTAATGCCAAGATATCTTACATATGACGAAATAAAATATGTGAAGTATTTGAGCGCTTTTGGCTATAAAGTTATTATTGGTGATTGGAGTTGTAACATAGGATTAGGGGTGAAACCAACAAAAGAAATGCTGGGGGGGGGGTGATGCGCTTCTTTGTGCAAAATTGCAGCAATAAAATCAATGAAGAGTTGTTTAGAAACTTAGAGTTTAATCCTGAACATATAGGCTATAGATATATGTTTAACAAAAACACTTGATATATTTTTTAAGGAGCTTTTAGCACACCACCCTAAAGAAACACTCACTGATAAAAATTGAGCTTTCTTGTTGGTGCTGATTTAATCTATATACTCTTTAATAATGGTATAGAGGTGGATTTACAAGGAGTAGAATATAACCCTCGAAGTATTGGTCATTATTACCTGAAAGACACAAAACATTTGCCAAAATTTTTGAAGTTTTTAGAGCTTCATCTCTTGCAAACAGATTCTATACTTGAATATTATTCTCGTGGAAATACTCCTTATAATACTTACAAGAAAGTAACAACTCTGCTTCTGTTTATTGGCAAATTCAAAGATAAACTTATGAATAATAATATCCAAGAAAATTTAAAGCTGCGATAAATATATCTAGCATTTGGGCTTCAAGCATTGAACTATCTATTCTTATGCTTATTCCATCGCTACTTAATAGTATTGTGAAATTGTGTATTACAAAGTGTGGCTGATACGTATTAAATCATAATATTAAATGTGTTTTTAAAGTTTAGAATCTTTAGTCTAATTATGCCTGCTGTTACAGCTAAACTCCGTATTTATAAGGTGAGTTCCTAAGGTTTAAAAATCTATAATCTCCCCACAAGTGAGGTATATCTTCACTTATAGAAAATAAAATAGTGTGATACACAAAGCGTATCACACACCTTGAAAGCGGTGTAGGGGTGGGGATTTATAAGGGGGAGCAAGAGGTATATCCTCGAGCCAACTTAAAGATTCAATGCCCCTCTCCCCCATTATAAAAAAGAAAAACTAGAGAGTCTGAAATTTTTAAAGTGGTATTTTGTGATTTATAGATTAGAGAATCTACCTTTAAAAACTAACTTGAGACGCAAAGCAGATTTTATATCTACAAAGCAAGACCTTTTGCAAGTGTGGATTAGCACTTCGTGCGAATGCGGCGATTACATCGCAGTAGCAAGGGCATAGGATAGATTAGAGATTCTAATTAAATCCCTCTAATGATGCATTCCACTCTCATAGAGCACATATTGGAAACGTTGTGCGATGGCTTGGGCACGTTGCAAAACAATGAAAATATCTTCCTCTCTCTCATATATAGCCTTTAAACTCTCCTCAAAAAGCTCAAGCCACACATTAAAAAGTTCTCTAGGGAATGGTGGTAAGTCTAAATGTGCCTTTAATGGCTGTCCGCTATAATCGCCAATACCAAGTAGCATACCGCCCCAAAAGTTTGCAATCTTTTCCTTATGAGCCTCCCAATGTGCGTCATCTGTGCTAATTTTTGCATTAAACACATCGCCCAAACCATTTTTATCTGCCCTTACTTTCGCATAAAATACATCCATCAACGCGCGAATAGAATCTGCATTTATTTCATCATATTTCATAACCTCTCCTTTACAGATAAAATGCCAATTTTGCAAGAATAACAATGATTAGCCCAAGTAGCAACACTACTGGGTGTATCACTTTAGCCAAAGGATTCTTTAATCCCAAAAACTTGCAACTAAGTGAGGTAATCACCATTGCCAAAATAAGCAACGCAAAGCCCATTTTTATCACAAGCAAAATCTGTAATGGTGTATCAAAAAATCCCTGTGAGCCGCCTATATATCGGCTTATCATAGCTCCGCCACTCAATACCAAAAGCAGCACACAAAGAGGCATAATCTTTACCCCTCGCTTCATAATAGTGGCAAAAACCTTATCTGCTATATTAGAATCTAAAACCTTTTTCAAAGGCTCAAGCAGCACCACATCAGTAAAAATATAGCCCAAAAATATAATCGCACAGCATATATGCACGATAAGCAAATATGGATACATAGCCTCCATTGTTATTCCTTTGGTGAAATTTAAGAGAGAATCTTAGAATAAAAGCTATCTAAAAAAATTGATTTATGTTAAATTTTGCAAAAAATTGAATGATTTGTAATATTTTCATCTTCAAATATTACTTTATAAAATGAGTTTGTTTTCTACAAGGGGAAAGGACTTAAATGTATAAGTATGAGCTAGTGTTAAAGCACGAGCACAAAGTCAGCTCGAGGATATACCTCACTTGTGAATCTCTCCTTAAAATATAAAGTTTTATAGGTGGCTTATATAATACCCATACAATTTAATAATTCACAATAAAAGGACATCTATGCAGCAACTTATCGACACTCTATCTCGTATAGGGCACACTTTTACACATTCAAAGGGTGATATTCTCTTTTTTGAAGAGCAGGAAGCCACGCATTTACTTTTACTAAAAAGTGGTAAAGTGCGGCTTTATAAAAGCAGGGCAGATATAAATCTCTCTACCCAATGCACGATTCACACGATTAACACCCCTCAATTTATCGCTGAAATGCCATTTTTTATGCGACTTTGCTATCCTGCGAATGCTGAGTGCATAGAATCTTGTGAAATTATCCGCATAAGCTTTGATGAGTTTTGCAAACACTGCCTTAATGATATGCAAATGTGCCTTTTATTCATCACTTCACTTTGTCAAAAGATCAAAATCTTAGAATCTCATATCAATATGAGTAATCAAACCCTCCAAGAGCGGCTTTTATCATATCTGCAAACGCATAAAGACTCACTGCATACAATGAGTCAAAAGCATATCGCCCAAAGTCTCAATATCGCACCTCAATCACTCTCACGCGCACTAAAGATTCTTAAAAATCAAGGTATCATCAATACACATAAAGGAAAAATTGAGCTTGTAAGCTCTCTGCATAATCCTTAAGACTTTAAACCCACTTAACTAATGTTGCCACAATGCTTTTAATTGTTGCGTAAGTAAGGATATACTTCACTTATAAATTTGATAGATCAATGCAAAGGAGAAAGTATGAAAAAGATTCTGTGTGGCTTGTGTATATGCGTGAGCTTATGGGCAGGAGATTGGGTGATGTTCTCAGATGGAGAGGATACCTATATTTATTCCACAAATACTGGTGAAATCTACATTCGCCATCATTTAGGCAAAAAAAATTATGAAGATGTATTTATCAAAATGCCTCGCGGTATGCAGCCAAATGAACTAAAAGGCTCACAAAGTGCTATCTATACGCCTACCACGCCTAAAGTCGATGATGAGAGGGTGAAAAATATGCAGCTTGATGCACTTAAAAAATCTCAAGAAATGCTCAATGCGGCTATTGAGTAGCCTTAATACACTTTTTAAGCTGCTTATAAAGTGATAGAATCTGCTCTTTTTTCTCATAAAAGCTATTTTTGTTTGCTACCAAATATGCGTTTGATTCCATAATCACTTCATCAATTTTAAGATTATTTTGCGCCATTGTGCTGCCTGTCTCCACAATATCCACAATCGCATCACTTAAGCCCA encodes:
- a CDS encoding copper resistance protein CopD, whose protein sequence is MEAMYPYLLIVHICCAIIFLGYIFTDVVLLEPLKKVLDSNIADKVFATIMKRGVKIMPLCVLLLVLSGGAMISRYIGGSQGFFDTPLQILLVIKMGFALLILAMVITSLSCKFLGLKNPLAKVIHPVVLLLGLIIVILAKLAFYL
- a CDS encoding group III truncated hemoglobin, encoding MKYDEINADSIRALMDVFYAKVRADKNGLGDVFNAKISTDDAHWEAHKEKIANFWGGMLLGIGDYSGQPLKAHLDLPPFPRELFNVWLELFEESLKAIYEREEDIFIVLQRAQAIAQRFQYVLYESGMHH
- a CDS encoding Crp/Fnr family transcriptional regulator is translated as MQQLIDTLSRIGHTFTHSKGDILFFEEQEATHLLLLKSGKVRLYKSRADINLSTQCTIHTINTPQFIAEMPFFMRLCYPANAECIESCEIIRISFDEFCKHCLNDMQMCLLFITSLCQKIKILESHINMSNQTLQERLLSYLQTHKDSLHTMSQKHIAQSLNIAPQSLSRALKILKNQGIINTHKGKIELVSSLHNP